Sequence from the Maribellus comscasis genome:
CGGCTGCTGTCAGGCTGTTTTATCCTCGGAATAGCATCAAATGCTTCCATTAAAAATGTTTCGTAACGTACAAAAATCGGGTTGTCTGCCGGCAACTGGCTGTATTCTTTTGCCGCTTCTAAAAAAGCAGCATCTGATTTCATTGACTGCACGGCTTCATAATAGTCCATCGGGCTTTTGTGTGCATGCAAAATGTACATCACGGGCGGATCTTCCAGGCTATATTCGTTAAAGGCACCCACCTTTGCACCGCGTTTGTTTAAAAAAGGAATTACGGCTTCGGTGTAGTATTTTTTTAACTGGTTTCTCCCGCCTCCGCCAGTCAGCTGAAATACTTTGAGTTCGTAAAAATCTTTTTCTTCTCCGGAAATCGGTCTGGCATTTACACTTGTTGCAGTAACAGCAGCTCCGGCAGCCAGGGCAGAGCTTTTAAGAAACGATCTTCTTTTCATGTTTTTATTGATTTAGGTTTTCGTCTTCAATAACGGTTAATCCGGGGTAAAGAGAAAGCCTTTTAAACGCATCTGTATTGATTTCCAGCATTTCATCGTCTTCCTCTTCCGGAGTGTTGCTAAAATACACATTATAATTGGCATTTACCGGTACAAGCATCGTACATTTTTGGTGTGGCGGAATACGGATATCCATAAAATCGCAAAAATTCTGTTCATCCCAGTATACATCAGTAAGCATGTTTACATAGATGGTGTCCTTTGTTGGGTTTACCAGTTTCAGCTTTTTAAATTCCTGTCCTTCCGGGTAAAATCCTGTGTCAACTTCTAATGTTGCCATTACAAACAGGGAGGCAATCATCAGACCGATGTCGCCAAATACATTTCCTGAGCGGTTTTTTCTTAGCTCTTTTTGGCGTTCACGGCTTTCTGTATCAAAAAAATACTTCTGCGATGCACATGATGTAAAAAGAATAAGGAAAGATAAAATAATAGAAATTGATTTTAGTTTTCTGGTCATTGTGGCTTATTTTTGTTTTTAAAAGTACAAATATTTGGAAAGAGTGGTTCTCATATTTCTGAAATGTTTGTCCGGTTTATACAGAAGAAAATGACAAATTAAATTAGTGGTACAAGTTTTGATTTTGTGTGTTACCGAAGAAACAAAAAACTTGGATACTTAAAAGATAATAATATCGTTTATAATAAAAATTACAAGTCATGAAAAAATTAACAGTCGTAAGTTTATTATTACTTTTTGTTATTTCGGTTTCTGCTCAACCCATTTTTAATTTGGGATTGAAAGGAGGACTAAATAA
This genomic interval carries:
- a CDS encoding NIPSNAP family protein, with protein sequence MKRRSFLKSSALAAGAAVTATSVNARPISGEEKDFYELKVFQLTGGGGRNQLKKYYTEAVIPFLNKRGAKVGAFNEYSLEDPPVMYILHAHKSPMDYYEAVQSMKSDAAFLEAAKEYSQLPADNPIFVRYETFLMEAFDAIPRIKQPDSSRGLFELRTYESYNEDAGIRKVKMFNDEELPLFEKVGLHPVFFGQLMAGQYMPALTYMLWFKDMDERTANWAKFSGSPEWNTMKNKPEYANTVSKVKKKFLIPADFSQL